A genomic region of Catalinimonas niigatensis contains the following coding sequences:
- a CDS encoding N-acetylmuramoyl-L-alanine amidase, whose protein sequence is MRNTFALSYLLFISASLTILFLSGCQTPESTASASVLSGKVICVDAGHGGTAATDSYRVGAGGEREEWINLRVARDLKKLLEAEGARVLMTRSKDTHVDLQARAMLAVDQKADVFLSIHHNATADTSVNFPIIYYHANASENKASVQLAQLVGQQLLQALFPQDTLISIASDHTIFPKGGTAVLRHSYGIPGIIGEASFFTNPSEEEQLRQESYNQQEAQAYLQSLITFFGQEIPTIEEKYSRIQLPPFAVLQEAERMHPTARLWLQDYQQGKALYDEHQLDTAYQLLTRSARSFPDSYVAGEAHLLRAEILAVQDSLEAATATFQRVKEYYVGL, encoded by the coding sequence ATGCGCAATACTTTTGCTTTAAGTTATTTACTTTTCATATCAGCCAGTCTCACTATCCTCTTCTTATCCGGTTGCCAAACACCAGAGAGTACTGCGTCCGCTTCGGTATTGTCGGGAAAAGTGATTTGTGTGGATGCTGGTCATGGAGGAACTGCCGCTACTGATTCGTATAGGGTAGGAGCAGGAGGGGAGAGGGAGGAGTGGATCAACCTGCGGGTAGCCCGGGATCTCAAAAAACTACTGGAAGCAGAAGGGGCCAGGGTACTGATGACACGCAGCAAAGACACCCATGTAGACTTGCAGGCCAGGGCTATGCTGGCGGTAGATCAAAAGGCTGATGTCTTCCTTTCCATCCACCACAATGCTACTGCCGATACATCAGTTAATTTTCCCATCATTTACTACCATGCCAATGCTTCGGAAAATAAAGCCAGTGTACAACTGGCTCAACTGGTAGGACAGCAATTGCTGCAAGCACTTTTCCCTCAGGACACCCTCATCAGCATTGCCTCAGACCATACCATCTTCCCGAAGGGTGGTACTGCTGTATTGCGGCATAGCTACGGCATTCCCGGCATCATCGGTGAGGCTTCTTTTTTTACAAATCCTTCTGAAGAAGAGCAGTTGAGGCAGGAAAGTTATAACCAACAGGAGGCTCAGGCTTATCTGCAATCGCTAATCACTTTCTTTGGTCAGGAGATTCCCACCATTGAAGAAAAATACAGCCGTATTCAACTACCACCATTTGCAGTCTTGCAGGAAGCGGAACGTATGCACCCCACCGCTCGCCTTTGGTTACAAGACTATCAGCAGGGTAAGGCGCTTTACGATGAGCATCAATTGGATACTGCTTATCAACTCCTGACCCGCTCTGCCCGCAGCTTTCCTGATTCCTATGTGGCCGGAGAAGCGCATCTTCTACGTGCGGAAATCTTAGCAGTTCAAGATAGCCTGGAAGCCGCCACTGCTACCTTTCAGCGAGTGAAGGAATATTATGTTGGTTTGTGA